The Pseudomonadota bacterium genome segment CGGCACCGTGGGTTCCGCCGAAGGTGAAAAAATCGTCCAGGCCTGCGAGATGGCCAAACTCAAACGGCGGCCGCTGCTCTTTTACGTGCATACCACCGGCGGCATCAGAATCCAGGAAGGCACCCTCGGCGTCATCCAGATGCCCAAATGCACCATGGCGGTGCGTGAATACATCGATGCCGGCGGCCTGTACATCGTGGTCTACGACAATAACTCCTATGCCGGTCCGGTAGCGAGCTTTCTCGGCTGTTCGCATTATCAGTTCGCGATCAGGTCGAGCCGGATCGGTTTCGCCGGCCCGCGGGTGATCCGTGACACCACCGGTGACGAAGTGCCGCCTGATTATCACAGTGCCCGGAATGCATTGCGGCGGGGCCATATCCAGGGAATCTGGGACCGGCGTGAATTCCGTCGTAATCTGCACAAGAGCCTGAAAACCATGGGCGGCGGCAAGCTCTATTACCGATGATGGGGCGGCCGCACCTTATCCGGCGCGGCCTTGGAATTGTTTAAAGATTGTTTCTCCAGAAGTCATGACTACCCAAACGTATACAGAACGATATGAACGAAGATATAGATTTTGACGAGGTTTTCAGGAAGTATCGCTCCGACCCTTACGACCATGTGGATATTCATTCCATCCACACCGGCCAGCTGCGCTTCAGGGTGGCGGTCGGTGACCAGGTCGAAGGCCGCGGAGGCGAATGGGACCATATTCCCGGGACCGTTCTCTATATGCTGAACCGGGAACGCAACCCGAAACAGGTCCATTCACCGACCAACGGAATCGTCTCTTTTGTGAGGACGGATCTCGACGGACTTTTTGTTGAGGCGGGGGAGAAAATCATTACCATCAAACACCCCCTGAAGAAACGGGAGATCATCGACGGCATCCTGAAGCAGGTCCTCTTTTCCTTCAAGGCTCCTGAGCGGGCCAAGTACTTCTTTTCCATGGAAATCCAGTCCAGGATTGAGAAATACGGCCAGAAAAAGGTCTCCATCAAACCGGGCGAGGAGCTTTTCACCATGTCGTTGATGAAACGGGAAACGCCGGTGTATTATGCCGGTGAGCCGGGAATCATTCATTCCGTGTATTTTAAAAACGGCGAGAGCATTGAACAGGGCGAGCCCCTGGTCGGGATCTGTCCCAAGGAAAAGCTGCCTGTAATCCAGAAGATCATTACCCGCGTCAAGGCTGAATGGGAATAATCAATATCCTGTCTCCAGCCGTTGTCCGGCAGATCACCCGGGACGAGATCGCTCCCGACCGCAGTCATACTTTCCCACCAGAAACCGTTGATGCCGTTTGCCGTTATGGGGCGATTGTCGGTTCGACCATCCACCGCTTCGACCGTCTTGAGCGGGGGATGGACCGGGCCCGCGAGATGATCCGCGAGCATGAGGCTGGCGGGAAGTCTTTCCCGAGCGGCCTGGTTATTCTGGCCAACGAGCTTATGGGCGGCCGCGGCCGCTTTCAGCGTTCCTGGCACGCCCCGGCCGGCGGCTTGTGGATGACCGTGGTTCTGGTCAATACCCTCCTTCCTTCCTCCTCTTCTCTCTATACCCTGGCCACGGGAGTTTCCGCCTGCGAGACTATCAGGGAGATCGTCCCCGAGGCCGCCGTCAAATGGGTGAACGACGTCCACTGCGGGGGGAAAAAACTATGCGGTGTTCTGGCCGAGACCATGCGCGGTCCGGTCAGCGGTGATGAGTATATTCTCCTCGGGATCGGGATCAACGTGAATAACGAGGAGTTCCCTCCCGAGATCTCTTCCGCCGCGACCTCCTTAAAACAGCTGACCGGGGTTGAGTCCGATGTGAACCGGCTGGCGGCCACGTTCCTGGCCAACCTGTCCTGGAATATCGGTCTGCTCCATTATGAAGAGGAAAACATTCTCGCCTTTGCCGGTCGCGGCCAGGCGGAGGATCCGGAGCTTCTTCTTTCGGCCCTTGCCGGGCGAGACCACCTGCTGGTCGCCCGCTGGAAAGAGTTGAGCGATTCCGTCGGCCGCAGGGTGATTTTCGGCCATGATGTTCAGAAGAATCCGCAGTTCGAAGCGGTTGTCCTTAATGTTGATGAGGCAGGGCGGATTGTCATGGAGTTGCCGGACGGAACGACCGTTGTTCAGAACAGCGGTGAGATCATATACCTGTCGTAGCGGCCATGCCTGCATCTGTCAGCGTCATCATCCCCACCTACAATCGCATTGCCCATCTTGTAAAGGCCATTGATTCGGTCCTTGCCCAGTCATATCGAAATTTTGAGATTATCGTCGTTGACGACGGTTCCGATGACGGAACACAAGAGATCGTTGCATCCTATGGTCATCCTGTCAGTTACATCCATCAGCCGAACAGGGGTGTTTCAGCCGCCAGAAATGCCGGGGTAAAGGGCGCAAAATACAGCTTTCTGGCCTTTCTCGATTCCGATGACCGTTACGAGCCCGATAAATTGAAGATTCAGGTCGAGGCACTGGAGAGTTCGCCTGAACACCTGATCTCCCATACCGATGAAGTCTGGTATCGACAGGGAAAGATTCTGAGTCAGAAGAAGAAGCATGCCAGGAGCGGCGGCGATATTTTCGAACGAAGCCTTGAGCTGTGCGTGGTCGGAATGTCGACCGTTATGGTCCGCAGGGAATTCTTCGACCTGGTCGGACTCTTCGATGAGTCGCTTCCCTGTTGCGAGGATTACGACCTGTGGCTCCGTGCCGGATGCAGATATCCTTTCCTGCTGGTTCCCAAACCATTGACGATCAAGGACGGCGGTCGCCCGGACCAATTATCTGCCATCCACCGGGAGGGGATGGACAAATATCGGATCCAGTCCCTGGTCAAACTGCTGGAATCCGCCCTTCTCTCCGTTCGGCAAACAGAGCTGGCCTCTGAGGAACTCTGCCGAAAATGCACCGTCTACGGCAACGGCTGCCTGAAACATGGCCGGGAGGAAGAGGGAAGGGCCTTTCTCAAACTCGCAAGTGAGTATCGTGCTCCTTCCCTGATATAGGGAACACAGGGTGAATCCACTTTTTCCGTTGCCTTTAAAACGAATTCTCCATGAGCCGCCGTTGTCATTTGGCTACCAATCTCACACAGTTTTTCCCGGCTTCTTTGGCGGCATAAACACCTTTATCGGCGGCTTTGATCAACTCGTCATAGGTTTTCATCTCGGGCAATCGGACCGCAACGCCGACACTGACGCTGCCATGCCATGGCTTGCCGCCGGTGGGGATGCGAAGTTCCGATACGGCCTTTCGGGTGACTTCCGCTATATGCAGGCCCCCCTCTTTATCGGTAGCCGGACAGATAATGAGAAATTCATCGCCCCCGAGCCGACAGACGATATCATCACTTCGAAATGAATCCATTAAGGTAATTGCCAGTTCCTTGAGTACCCGGTCGCCGGCATCGTGACCAAAGTCATCGTTTACCTCCTTGAAATGGTCCGCATCTATCATTACGCAAACCAGGGGCAGATCTTTCTTTAAAGCTTCATCCCAAAGGGCCGACAAGCTTCGCATCGCATGGCGTCGATTGGGGAGCCCGGTCAAAGCGTCTGTCCGGGACAACTCTTCAAGATGCAGATTGGCTTCTGAGAGTTCTCTGGTACGCAATGCCACCTGTTCTTCAAGCGACTCATTCAGCATTTTCAACTCCCGGTTTCGCATTGTTACCTGCTCAAACAGACCATTCAGGGCCTCAAGCAACGGTGCGGTTGCACTCAATCTTTGCTGCTCCAGGCTGTTATATGCCTCGCTCGGGTTCATCCCCGACTTGATGGCCTTGACCTGCATCGCCATGTCCTGATCATTTCCGAGAATATGGTACCCGAGCCAATAGATGAGAAATCTCAGAAGAAAGCGTGCCTGATCGAGTCTTTCGGCGGAAATACCGGAATAGATGGAGGTTACCTCTTCCAGAAAACCTCGATGGACCCCGACATGGTTATCCAGATACCTGGCGTCCAAGCCGGCTGCTTCCATCAATTTTTCCTCATTCCGGAAATGGAATTCGGCGTAATCAGCCAGCTTGCTGAAGATCTCATCCACATCCCGGATTCGGATTTCATCTTCAGTCAGCAGGTTGCTGAGCTGATTGATGATATTGACAAGGTAGTGGTGTTGAGCATCAACTTCGGGCAGACCGGTTAAAAAATGGTCGCCCCATTGAAATGATTCCATGGTCCTTTACCCAGATTCACGTTTTGAATATCCATTATGATATACCATAGTAATCATTGAAAAGATCATTTTAATGGGTGCCTCTATCCTTTCTCTTCTGTGGTAGCACCTGCTTGTCGACTGTTTGACAGCGATGAAAAGAGCTGTTTTGCTGATCGGACTTGCGGATGTTTCCCTTTGAAGGCGACATGAAAAAAATTATCCCGATCATCGTCGTTCTCCTGATGGCAATTCTTTCCGGCAATCTTTCCGCCAAAGAACGGCTGGCTGTGATGGAGCTCGAAGGTCTTGTCGGGATTGGGGTGAGTCTCTTATCGAGATGGTGACCATCTATTAGAAGGACCCGATTCACGCGCAGGGGGAAGATCCCAACATAAGGGGAGGGGGGGTGATATCTGATCCGGATTGATATCTCTTGCCATTGGTTCCTCCCTTTCAGTGAGAAATTTCTGGCCATTGAAGCTCCCCGCGGCAGATAGCAAACGGAGTGCGACTTCGAGCCACGGGGAATCTCCGTATGGAAGGTTACTTACATCAGATTCGCTCACTAACCCCGCAGCAGGTAACGGAGCCTGCGACACTCCGAGCTGCGGGGAATGCGTTTCGCTATGCATGTTCAAACGGGGAAGCATATCCGGTCAGTCGAGGGGGATCAGACCTTCAGATTGGATTAAAAGGCATACCGCAGGTTGCCCTGCAGGCTGTATTCATCGATATTGGAACGGCCGAACTTTGAAGAACCGCTTAAATCCACGGTCAGAGTCTCCAGAAAATTCATCCGTACTCCGCAGCCGATATCACCTCCGGTGCGGTCGTAATCCAGTCCGGCGATTTCATCGTATTTGGTGTCATACTCGAATCCCAGAAGGAAGTAAGGCTCCGCATGGGTAAAGCCATACGCCACCTCAACCCCGGCGGTAAACTGGGCGATATCAATCGCATTGCCGGGGACCACCGTGTTGTCGCTCTCAGTGAATCCCTCCTGTTTCTCATGGGCATGGAGATAGGCAACATTTGCCACAAAGGTCCAGTTGTTCAGGTAATAGAAATTATTGATTGTGCTTTGCATAAAATACCGTTGGGCATTCAACGAACTGGTGATGGTCCCGGAGAGCCTGTCTTGCTCGTAGGAAACATAGGTGTAACCGGCAATCAGATCAAATGAGAAAGCATCGGATACCTGCCAGGTGAGGTACGGTGCCAGAGAATAGCCATCGGTCTGCAATGATCCCAGGTTATACCGTGAATTCTCATCGATATTTTCATACGTCAGGGCTGTTCCCGCAGCAAAGTTCTCGGTGAACATGTAGTCATACCCAGCCACCATGGTGTACAGGTCGGAATCAGACTCGGTAACAAGATTCCTGTCACCAGTTGATGTGTAACCAAGGTTCCCCCAAATCCCCTGGCGATCAATCTGGTCACCGGCGGAGATTCCCAATTGATTCTGACTGATCGAGAGTTTGATCCGGTCATCAAAAAGATCCTTCGGCGGAGAATCAGCAGCAGGAGAAGGGGTGCTTTTATTCCTGCTTCCGGCAAGGGAGGCCTCCAGACCGCGAGCTGCTCTCGAAGCTGAACGGCGAAAAATACTAACCGTACGTATGGAGATAAATTTTGTTAAAAAATTTACCGAAGAGATCAGGTTTTTACCACCACTTACAACGGAAGAGGCACTGTTCCCAGTGATCGCGGGAGGTGCAGGGGGCGTTCCAATGGTCAGGGAGTAATTGTCAAAAGCTGCTGTGAATGAGTTGAAAAACTGAAAAGTATCAGCGCCATTATAGCCGGGATCCGCAGTATAGCGGACAATCTCGGTTGGGACAACACCTGTGGCCGTGCCGCAATCAGCCAATTCCCGGGCAGGGGAAAGGGTGCCGGCGCCACCGTCGGAGAAGGTACCGTGAAGAGGAGCAATAGTATTGTCCGCAACATTTGTGAGATAGCCGTTGAGTGTTCCTGAACCACAATTGTGGAAGATAACGTCATAGGTGCCGCCTACTGCAATGGATTGGACATAATCTGCGCCAAAGGCCGGCATGGAAAGGAAGACCACGAATCCAAGCAATAAGAGAATAAACCCATTCTTTTTCATTGTCATTCTCCGTCAGCTCAATAAGATTGATTGGGGTGTCTCTTGCAAAAACAGCTCAAAGGGAAAATCCCGGCCATCATACCATGGTCAGGTTTCCCTGGGAAACCCAAAATGGCAGACGCAAGCTATTAATATTCCGGTGGACTCACACCGTTATTCTCTGTATTTTCATAAGTGTTCAGCACCGCTCCATGTTCGCCCATTCAGAGCTTCTCGAATAATACGTATGCCTTGACCCCTAAAAGAATGAAAAGGAAATCAATGGATTCCAGCAAGAGAATCATCACCCTGCTTATCTGCCTCCTTATCATCCTTCCCGCCCTCCATGACCCGGCTTTTGCCCGCGGCCCAAAATTTCGGCCTGCAGCAACCAGAGCCATTGCCAAGGCCATCAGCACCAATACCAGGCAGATATTTAAACCCTCCTTTACCATTCGTTCCCGCTATGCCGGGGCAATGAACAGTGTCTCCATAAGCAGGGACGGCCAGTGGTTTGTTACCGCTGGAGACAGTGGCATGGCCCACCTCTGGGATATGACGACCGGCCGGCAGGAGAGCGTTCTCAGCCGGGGAACCAGTCCAATCAAAGGGGTGGCCTTTGTGCCGGGACAGGACAGGCTGATCACCGTCGACGGGCACGGCAAATTATTGCTCCGGGATATCTCAACGGACACCATCATTCGGGAAATCAACACCTCCCAGCCAGGCAACCCAACCCTCCTGGCCGTTACCCCGTTTGCGGCAAAAGGGCTCAAAACACGTGGCTTGAAATTCACCGGCGGGGCCGGATCTGCGCCGGAATTTTCCTATGAAGGCCAATACTGTCTTGCCCCCGACAGCAAAACCCAAATCGGGGTGTGGGATCTGGACACCGGCAAAAAAATACGCGCCTTCGATGGCCATTCAGCCAACCTCACCGCCCTCACCGTGGCGGAGAGCGGCTTTCTCGCCGCATCCGGGGACGACTCCGGCAAGGTCATTCTCTGGAACTGGCAGACCGGTGCAATGGTGGGGGAATTCCAGTACCGCAAGGTGGTGACGGCCCTCGCGCTGGGGAATGACGGCGCCCTTATGGCGGCGGGTCTGGCCAATGGGGAAATTCATTCGTGGCAGGTCGGCACCAAGAAAGAGCTCCTTTCCATCACCGGGCATGTTGGTGCGGTGCGATCGGTAAGCTTCAGCCCCAACATCACCGAGATCGCCTCGGCAGGAGATGACAACATCATCAAAACCTGGTCTGCAGCCCAGGGGAACTTGCTCAAGGAAATGCCCGGGCACACCGGCGCCATCAACGATCTCAAATACAGCCCCTCCAGCAAAGAGCTGCTGTCATGCTCCGCAGATAAAACCTCCCGTTTTTGGGATACGGCGTCCGGAGAGGAAATGGCGCGCCTGGTTTCTATGAAGCAGGGCTGGGCCGTGGTGAGTCCTGCCGGTTATTTTGACGGCACCCTGGATGGCGAACTCGAGGATCGACTGGATGCCATTTTATGGACCGTCGGCAAACGCGCCTTCAAGGTGGATGGCTTTATTGAGGGATATTATCGACCGGCCCTTCTCGGGCGTCTCTTTGCCGGTCAGGATCCCGCCTCGGGTGATCTCCCCAGCATCAGTGACGGCTTTGAGCTGCCCCCCCAGGTGCGCATCATATCCCCTTCACCGGACAGCAGCTTTCAAAAACGACAGATCACTGTGGAGGTGGAGGCCATTGATGAAGGCGGCGGCATTGATTCCATCAGCCTCTTTCACAATCAGAAGATTGTTCCCGGGGGCATGGTCGGCCGAAGCAACAATGGGAATAATTCCACAAAGACCTTTACGGTCGCGCTGGAGGATGATGAAAACCATTTCCGCGCCGTAGGTTTTGGTAAAAACCGCATTGAAAGCGAAGGTGCGGAAATTGTCGTGAACTATAGCGGCGCAAAGCCGCTTGAACCTCCGGTCTTGCACCTTTTTGTGGTGGGGATCAATACATATCTGAACCCGGCCCTGAATCTGAATTTCGGGGTCCCCGATGCCAGGGCGGTCTCAGGCTATTTCGGCAGGGCGAAATCGGGATTTTTCGCCGACATCTCGACCCATCATCTTTTCGACAGTCAGGCCTCCCGGGAAGGGGTGAGCAAGATGCTAGCCGACATGGAGGGTATCCCGGCCCGGGACACCATTGTCCTCTACTTTGCCGGACACGGTGAAACGGTCGGGGATGAGTGGTTTTACATACCATATGATATGGGCGCCCTGAAAGATGAGCAGGGTATCCGGGCCAAGGGGATCTCATCTAAAATACTGCAGGAACACCTCGGCAACAGTCAGGCTCAGCGCATTGTGCTGCTCCTGGATGCGTGTAAATCAGGGGCGGCGATGCAGGCCTTCGCCGCCTTTGAGGATCAACGTCCCTTTTCCCTGCTCAGTCGGGCCACCGGAATCCATATTGCCGCCGCCTCCACCAGTCAGCAATATGCCAGCGAACTGGAAGAGCTGGGCCACGGCGTCTTTACCTTTACCCTGCTCAATGCCCTGGATGGACAGGCAGACCTGCAACCGTCCGACGGCAGGATATCGGTGCAGGAGGTCCTGGCCTATATCAATGAGCAGATGCCGCTGCTCATTAAAAAGCACAACACCTCCGCCCAACGCCCCATTACCAGCTCCAGGGGGATCGACTTTGCCATTTCCCTGAATCCGTGACGGCTTAGTACCATCTGCCGCCTCAAGCGGCTGTAATTACATACAAAGATATTGCTCGGTGGCGGGGTCAGAAATTCACCCGCCGCCCTCGGACGTTCACGGATTTATGATTTCGGCCAGCCGTCGGTAATTGTCCTGATGCTATCTTCCCGGCCGCCGGCAAGTTCATTGAAGTTCAATTCGCGTGTAATTCCCCGCAGCTCGCTGCCATAATTCAGAGAAAATTGCGGGAGGGAAGTGTGCGCAGGTGAGGAATGCGTGCGCCAGGAGTCAGGGTCCAGGATAAAATGGAACCGCAAGAGAAGTGTGGTTCGGTTCGTTCTGACTCCTGAATTCCGGCTGCTGACTTCTGTTCCCTCGCGACTTGGCCGGGGGAGTTCATTCAATTGATGGCAAAAGAAATACTGGCCCTGGTGGGGGAGCTCGTCATGACTTCTTTGGTGAAGCGGATCCCCCGGGTGCGGATCTCCTCGCTGACCGGTAACGGTTTTTCACTGGCGATGGCCTTGATGCGATCCACTCCCGCCGGCGGCGTCACTTCCAGGCTGAAGTCGGCATCCGGAGGAGGGATCTGATAGCGTCTCCCCGGTTGGCAAAAATTATCAGGCTGATAGGGGTTGGGAAAAATAGTCATCACATCACCGGCCGGAGTGACGTCGATAATCTTCACATAAAGGGGTTTGGCGACTTCAAAAAATATTTTCATACGATCACCGATCTCATATTTCGGGGCATCGGTCCACAGTCGCAAAAATGTATCGGCGCTGGTGGCCTGATTTGACTTGCTCAAGAGTGAGGCCGATTCAGCTTCGGCCTGGGCGACCCACTGATAATAGACGGGGTCCGCCTCGCGCCAGACCCTGGCCGTGGCAATAATTTCACCATTCTGCAGATTGGACAGTTTCAGATCACAGCGCACTTTTGATTTTTCCAGGAGAACCTTGCCGATGAGCAGAAAATCCGCATCAATGAGACTCCGTGCCCCGACATCGCCTTCGGTTAAACCGGCCATATTGAGCTGCCACTCCTCCATGATCAACTTGAGATCCCGGCGCTCGACAAACTGCAGATCATGCTCCTTGCCGATCTCTACCGCCATCGGTTCAATGAGCTGCGTTATTTCCGCGGTCAATTTTGTTTTTTTGCCCTCATTACTGGTAAAATCCCCACAGGCCACCCGCTTGCCTGCCGGCAGTCGGGATAAAATCCCGGTCAGCCCTTCGGCAAAGGACATTTCTTCGTTCCGGTCAGAGGCGAAACCCGCGTCCGGCATGGAAAAGAACAAACAACACAACATGATGAATACACTGCAGCTTCGGACGGAAATCAGCATGAACCGGGTACCGCGCAAAAAAAGATTTCCCATGATATTCCCTATGGCCTCTAAATTATTCAGCTGGATACTGATCCTCAATATTCTTCTTACCAGTGGTTGTACAATTTTCCAAAGCAAAACAGAGCTTGCCGGATCACTTGCCGAACAGGGAAACCTGGTACCGGTGATTTTTCAGACAGAGTTATTTGCGATTCGTGGTTTTCAGCGCTTTACCGATCCTTCTTCCCCACTGGTTGTTTATCTGGAAGGGGATGGAGCAGCCTGGCGGAACAAACGCAGCCCGGCGGCCGACCCGACCCCCAGGAACCCGCTGGCCTTGAAACTTGTCATCCGGGATCCGGCAGCCAACGTTCTCTATCTGGCCCGGCCGTGTCAATACATCTCCGGCAGTCAATGCCGCCCCGAATACTGGAGCAGCCACCGCTACGGCACAGCCGTCAGCCGAGCGATCAACCAGGCCCTGGATCAAGGCCGGGTGATTTCAGGCAGCAGCCGCATTGTCCTTATCGGGTATTCAGGGGGAGGGACTCTGGCCGCCCTGGTGTCCGGGCAGCGCGAGGATGTGTGCCGGCTGATCACCATCGCCGCAAACCTCGATGTGAGCGGCTGGACGGCTTTTCACCGAGTCGATCCATTGTGGGGGTCCGATACCCCAATGCGCCATGCCGGCACCCTGCAACATGTTCCACAAATCCACCTGGTGGGATCCGAGGATACCATTGTCCCCGAGGCCATTGTCCAGTCATACCTTGACGCTTTGCCGGACCAATCCGGCAGCCGGCTTCTGGTGATCGCCGATACGGACCATCATGCCGGCTGGGTGGAAAAATGGCCCCTTATATTAGAAGAGCTGCGAGGCTGCCCATAAAATAACGTTTTTCCATCTTGAACAAGGTCAATGCCTGGTGAATTCTCCGGCAGAGTGATCATGACTTCTTCTGAGCCCGTTATTCATTAAGAACCTCTGAAAAGACAATGGAGAATTTCGATCGGTCCGAGACTTCGTTTTATGGCTCAGGTCCGAGAGGTGCAGGTGGTGGTAATTTGGTTTTATGTTGTTGTCAAAGAAACTTGTTTTCGCGGTTTTGATTTTGATACCATGATCGCTGGGTGGAAAAGTGTTTGGTTTCAGGAATATCTTTCTTGTAGGTAAATGCATGGTATCATTGGATAAATTTCGAGATATGGACATGGTGGAGCAGGTCGTGGTTCTTGAGGATATCAAGGAGCGGGATCTGGTGAGGTATCTTCCGGATCTCCTTAAAATCTATTCCGCTGCGGAATGTGACGATGCGGTCGACGAGATGTTGTATCACACGATCTTCAGTCTTCTGGATCACCGGGAAGATGATATCCTGGACGGGATGGAAAACCAGGACCGGCGGATCCGTCAGCTTTGCATCAGAAAGGCCGCCGATGTCACTCCGAACCGGGTAAAGGATCGTCTGGTCCAGGAGCTTGATGAAGGGGAAGACCAGGAGATGGTCAGTGAGATCATCCGGGCCTTGAGCTATTATAAAGATCCGGAACTGATTCCGGTGTTTGAACGGTACCTGGATCACGATGATCCGGCGATAGTATCCTGGGCTGAGGACGGGCTGGAATTTATTAGGGGAAGTTTAAAGTGAGGAGTGAGAAGTGAAAAGTTAGGAGTTAGGAGATAGGAGTCAGAAGTCTGGAGCTGGGAGAAAGAAGGCAAAGGACAGAAGTCAGGGACTGCAGCCAGAGAGCAGGGAGCCAGCGGTAAAAATAAGGCCGGGAACTTGAAATCGATTCGAGTTTCCGGCTTTATTTTTTTGCGATTTCCAGAACGATATCGAATGTTGCCTTGTTTTCTCCCTCTTTGGGGTAGTGCTGGGTGATGAGTTCCTCGTGTCCTTCTGCGGTGATCTTGATGTGGATATGCGGGAGTCTGCCTACGTAGTCGGTAGGGCGGTTTGACGCGAAGCGGTATCTTCCCTTGCGGTCTGCAATGACGGTTGCCCGGTGGGCGTCATCGTATTCCCCTTCCGGATTGACCAGCCAGAACTCGATTCTGCTTTTCGGCAGCGGACGGCAGCCCTTGGCCGAGAGAATCTGCCCGCTCAAGACATAACCTTGTCCGACCTTGTTCCTCTCCGGCGCGTTTGCCCGGTAGAACGGGCCGATTTCATCGTATGGTGTCGGCTGACACTGCCCGATTTCCTGTTGTGCCGGATCGGTTTCGCAGGCAGTGACGATGGCTGCAAATAAGAGAATCAGCAGGATGATTTTAACGGTTTTCATTTTCTCTCCTTTTTCGAGTGAGGAAAAGCCGGAGTGTCCAGAGTGACCCCGGCAACAGAAAGAGCAGCGCGAGCCGCAGGGCAACGATTCTTGGCGACATGCCGCTGTCGAGAGCGGCGCCGGTGAACCAGGTGGAAAGGCTCAAAATCAGGGTAAGCAAGGCCATTTCGGCGGCGAAAACCCTGCCCCGGAAATGGTCCGGCACGATCCGCTGGAGAAGGTTGGTGGAAAACACCCACTGGACCGAGCCGCCCAGATGACCGAGAAAAACGAAGGGGACTGCGGCAAGGAGGGTGGGCGCCAGACTGAACAGGATAT includes the following:
- a CDS encoding biotin--[acetyl-CoA-carboxylase] ligase, whose product is MGIINILSPAVVRQITRDEIAPDRSHTFPPETVDAVCRYGAIVGSTIHRFDRLERGMDRAREMIREHEAGGKSFPSGLVILANELMGGRGRFQRSWHAPAGGLWMTVVLVNTLLPSSSSLYTLATGVSACETIREIVPEAAVKWVNDVHCGGKKLCGVLAETMRGPVSGDEYILLGIGINVNNEEFPPEISSAATSLKQLTGVESDVNRLAATFLANLSWNIGLLHYEEENILAFAGRGQAEDPELLLSALAGRDHLLVARWKELSDSVGRRVIFGHDVQKNPQFEAVVLNVDEAGRIVMELPDGTTVVQNSGEIIYLS
- a CDS encoding GGDEF domain-containing protein; this translates as MESFQWGDHFLTGLPEVDAQHHYLVNIINQLSNLLTEDEIRIRDVDEIFSKLADYAEFHFRNEEKLMEAAGLDARYLDNHVGVHRGFLEEVTSIYSGISAERLDQARFLLRFLIYWLGYHILGNDQDMAMQVKAIKSGMNPSEAYNSLEQQRLSATAPLLEALNGLFEQVTMRNRELKMLNESLEEQVALRTRELSEANLHLEELSRTDALTGLPNRRHAMRSLSALWDEALKKDLPLVCVMIDADHFKEVNDDFGHDAGDRVLKELAITLMDSFRSDDIVCRLGGDEFLIICPATDKEGGLHIAEVTRKAVSELRIPTGGKPWHGSVSVGVAVRLPEMKTYDELIKAADKGVYAAKEAGKNCVRLVAK
- a CDS encoding alpha/beta hydrolase — protein: MASKLFSWILILNILLTSGCTIFQSKTELAGSLAEQGNLVPVIFQTELFAIRGFQRFTDPSSPLVVYLEGDGAAWRNKRSPAADPTPRNPLALKLVIRDPAANVLYLARPCQYISGSQCRPEYWSSHRYGTAVSRAINQALDQGRVISGSSRIVLIGYSGGGTLAALVSGQREDVCRLITIAANLDVSGWTAFHRVDPLWGSDTPMRHAGTLQHVPQIHLVGSEDTIVPEAIVQSYLDALPDQSGSRLLVIADTDHHAGWVEKWPLILEELRGCP
- a CDS encoding autotransporter outer membrane beta-barrel domain-containing protein, with translation MKKNGFILLLLGFVVFLSMPAFGADYVQSIAVGGTYDVIFHNCGSGTLNGYLTNVADNTIAPLHGTFSDGGAGTLSPARELADCGTATGVVPTEIVRYTADPGYNGADTFQFFNSFTAAFDNYSLTIGTPPAPPAITGNSASSVVSGGKNLISSVNFLTKFISIRTVSIFRRSASRAARGLEASLAGSRNKSTPSPAADSPPKDLFDDRIKLSISQNQLGISAGDQIDRQGIWGNLGYTSTGDRNLVTESDSDLYTMVAGYDYMFTENFAAGTALTYENIDENSRYNLGSLQTDGYSLAPYLTWQVSDAFSFDLIAGYTYVSYEQDRLSGTITSSLNAQRYFMQSTINNFYYLNNWTFVANVAYLHAHEKQEGFTESDNTVVPGNAIDIAQFTAGVEVAYGFTHAEPYFLLGFEYDTKYDEIAGLDYDRTGGDIGCGVRMNFLETLTVDLSGSSKFGRSNIDEYSLQGNLRYAF
- a CDS encoding DUF4384 domain-containing protein; this encodes MSFAEGLTGILSRLPAGKRVACGDFTSNEGKKTKLTAEITQLIEPMAVEIGKEHDLQFVERRDLKLIMEEWQLNMAGLTEGDVGARSLIDADFLLIGKVLLEKSKVRCDLKLSNLQNGEIIATARVWREADPVYYQWVAQAEAESASLLSKSNQATSADTFLRLWTDAPKYEIGDRMKIFFEVAKPLYVKIIDVTPAGDVMTIFPNPYQPDNFCQPGRRYQIPPPDADFSLEVTPPAGVDRIKAIASEKPLPVSEEIRTRGIRFTKEVMTSSPTRASISFAIN
- a CDS encoding glycosyltransferase translates to MPASVSVIIPTYNRIAHLVKAIDSVLAQSYRNFEIIVVDDGSDDGTQEIVASYGHPVSYIHQPNRGVSAARNAGVKGAKYSFLAFLDSDDRYEPDKLKIQVEALESSPEHLISHTDEVWYRQGKILSQKKKHARSGGDIFERSLELCVVGMSTVMVRREFFDLVGLFDESLPCCEDYDLWLRAGCRYPFLLVPKPLTIKDGGRPDQLSAIHREGMDKYRIQSLVKLLESALLSVRQTELASEELCRKCTVYGNGCLKHGREEEGRAFLKLASEYRAPSLI
- a CDS encoding caspase family protein yields the protein MDSSKRIITLLICLLIILPALHDPAFARGPKFRPAATRAIAKAISTNTRQIFKPSFTIRSRYAGAMNSVSISRDGQWFVTAGDSGMAHLWDMTTGRQESVLSRGTSPIKGVAFVPGQDRLITVDGHGKLLLRDISTDTIIREINTSQPGNPTLLAVTPFAAKGLKTRGLKFTGGAGSAPEFSYEGQYCLAPDSKTQIGVWDLDTGKKIRAFDGHSANLTALTVAESGFLAASGDDSGKVILWNWQTGAMVGEFQYRKVVTALALGNDGALMAAGLANGEIHSWQVGTKKELLSITGHVGAVRSVSFSPNITEIASAGDDNIIKTWSAAQGNLLKEMPGHTGAINDLKYSPSSKELLSCSADKTSRFWDTASGEEMARLVSMKQGWAVVSPAGYFDGTLDGELEDRLDAILWTVGKRAFKVDGFIEGYYRPALLGRLFAGQDPASGDLPSISDGFELPPQVRIISPSPDSSFQKRQITVEVEAIDEGGGIDSISLFHNQKIVPGGMVGRSNNGNNSTKTFTVALEDDENHFRAVGFGKNRIESEGAEIVVNYSGAKPLEPPVLHLFVVGINTYLNPALNLNFGVPDARAVSGYFGRAKSGFFADISTHHLFDSQASREGVSKMLADMEGIPARDTIVLYFAGHGETVGDEWFYIPYDMGALKDEQGIRAKGISSKILQEHLGNSQAQRIVLLLDACKSGAAMQAFAAFEDQRPFSLLSRATGIHIAAASTSQQYASELEELGHGVFTFTLLNALDGQADLQPSDGRISVQEVLAYINEQMPLLIKKHNTSAQRPITSSRGIDFAISLNP